A section of the Pedobacter sp. HDW13 genome encodes:
- a CDS encoding class I SAM-dependent RNA methyltransferase produces the protein MQVFHNKSKVIITCNKRLSPYLQEEVKALGYTIERAFPTGVELNITVTECIKLNLNLRCASQILYSIKNFKAVTPDDLYNEIKAIEWEELIDFSGYFSVTSNVDNPNITTPLFANLKVKDAIVDRLKEKKGIRPNSGSDVNKAVVHLYWKDAEANVFIDTSGETLAKHGYRKIPGKAPMLEALASGVIYATNWDKKSPFINPMCGSGTLAIEAALIATNRAPGLYRMNYAFMHILGYNEEVFFAERRLLKDQVIKNIDLKIVASDLSEDAVEVTRRNAKTAGVDTLIEFEVCDFELTPVPEDGKGAVVFNPEYGERLGVHSKLELTYKRMGDFMKTKCKGYSGYIFTGNPDLAKKIGLKAAKKVEFYNGKLDCRLLEYELYDGSKRAPKTEE, from the coding sequence ATGCAAGTTTTCCACAATAAAAGCAAGGTAATTATTACCTGCAACAAGCGCCTTTCGCCCTATTTACAAGAAGAAGTTAAGGCTTTAGGCTACACTATCGAAAGAGCTTTCCCAACTGGTGTTGAGCTCAATATTACCGTTACGGAGTGTATAAAGCTGAATTTGAACTTGCGTTGCGCCAGTCAGATCTTATACTCGATCAAAAATTTTAAGGCTGTTACGCCCGATGATTTATACAACGAAATTAAAGCCATTGAGTGGGAAGAATTAATCGATTTTTCGGGTTATTTCTCCGTTACTTCAAATGTTGATAACCCCAATATTACCACACCGCTTTTTGCCAACCTGAAAGTAAAGGATGCTATTGTAGACCGCCTGAAAGAGAAAAAAGGTATTCGCCCCAATTCCGGATCGGACGTAAACAAAGCAGTGGTACATTTATACTGGAAAGATGCCGAAGCCAATGTTTTTATAGATACTTCGGGCGAGACCCTGGCCAAACACGGCTACCGCAAAATACCAGGCAAAGCACCTATGCTCGAAGCGCTTGCTTCGGGTGTAATTTATGCCACCAACTGGGATAAAAAATCGCCGTTTATTAACCCTATGTGCGGTTCGGGTACCTTAGCTATCGAAGCGGCACTGATTGCTACTAACCGTGCCCCCGGACTTTACCGCATGAATTATGCCTTTATGCACATTCTGGGTTATAACGAAGAAGTATTTTTTGCAGAGCGCAGGTTATTAAAAGATCAGGTGATTAAAAATATTGATCTTAAAATCGTAGCTTCCGATCTTTCTGAGGATGCTGTTGAAGTAACACGCAGAAATGCAAAAACAGCTGGCGTAGATACTTTAATCGAGTTCGAGGTTTGCGATTTCGAGCTTACGCCTGTACCCGAAGATGGCAAAGGTGCAGTGGTTTTTAACCCCGAATATGGCGAGCGTTTAGGCGTGCACAGTAAATTAGAACTTACTTATAAGCGCATGGGCGATTTTATGAAAACAAAATGCAAGGGCTATTCTGGATATATTTTCACAGGAAATCCCGATCTTGCTAAAAAAATAGGCTTAAAAGCTGCTAAAAAAGTTGAATTTTATAACGGTAAATTAGACTGTAGGTTGTTGGAATACGAATTGTACGAT